One Ananas comosus cultivar F153 linkage group 23, ASM154086v1, whole genome shotgun sequence genomic window carries:
- the LOC109728369 gene encoding serine/threonine-protein kinase-like protein At3g51990 codes for MEYMPNRTLYDLPHSNPRPPSWAHWMRLALLTLHSTRPRVIRHDVKSTNILLDRNLDARLGDFGLALCYSSIPSSAAAASVAGSTPLAGTLGYLDPSYVTPDAFSFKILLLEIMSGRKAIDVAHSPPSVVEWSSRSSTRGRSGRLSISASPHPETPPRGTASRGSRRAVVDQLKALSSLSWNSSRTLSSSVWNGLIIGNPSSFVDTQGGAISKLRLHGGLNSELQFINEDEIEEPEPSASAAAVNEEKENEEKTLIFAKKPPSAAAKGSHPSRNAKVFSEAGTRKSRNLMELMAGGCFLSS; via the exons ATGGAGTACATGCCAAACAGGACCTTGTACGACCTGCCGCACTCCAACCCCCGCCCGCCCAGCTGGGCCCACTGGATGCGGCTGGCGCTGCTGACACTCCATTCCACCCGCCCACGCGTCATCCGCCACGATGTCAAGTCCACCAACATCCTCCTCGACCGCAACCTTGATGCCCGCCTCGGCGACTTCGGCCTCGCCCTCTGCTACTCCTCCATACCCTCctctgctgccgccgcctccgtTGCCGGCTCTACTCCTCTAGCCGGCACTCTTGGCTACCTCGACCCTTCCTACGTCACCCCAGACGCCTTCAGCTTCAAAATCCTGCTCCTCGAGATCATGAGCGGCCGCAAGGCCATCGACGTCGCCCACTCCCCGCCCTCCGTCGTCGAGTGGTcgtcccgctcctccacaaggGGAAGGTCGGGGCGTTTGTCGATCTCCGCATCCCCCCACCCCGAGACCCCGCCGCGCGGCACCGCCTCGCGAGGTTCGCGGCGAGCT GTGGTCGACCAGCTCAAGGCGCTAAGCTCCTTGAGCTGGAACAGCTCAAGGACCCTGTCGTCTAGCGTGTGGAACGGCCTCATCATCGGTAACCCCTCCTCCTTCGTCGACACCCAGGGCGGCGCCATTTCGAAGCTAAGGCTCCATGGCGGCCTCAATTCTGAATTGCAATTTATCAATGAAGACGAAATTGAAGAGCCTGAGCCCTCTGCTAGTGCCGCCGCTGTCAACGAGGAGAAGGAGAATGAGGAGAAAACCCTGATTTTCGCCAAGAAGCCGCCTTCTGCGGCGGCGAAGGGATCCCACCCGTCAAGGAATGCGAAGGTGTTCTCTGAAGCCGGCACGAGGAAAAGTAGGAATCTGATGGAACTCATGGCAGGCGGCTGTTTTCTCAGCAGCTAG